One Solanum pennellii chromosome 10, SPENNV200 genomic region harbors:
- the LOC107001476 gene encoding putative proline-rich receptor-like protein kinase PERK6, translated as MLLSQYEESPPSSSSYHSNFKSSLYNKDSLSNPLFGDSNNSSSNDNNDNNNSIKLSDSSKEGSQSPPPPPPPPPPPPPPPPPPPPGSHPLNPHGHKSPPLPKNDRDSSNNNNHKPLFIGIGVSVGLLLLLMLVFLISLCKKKRRRRPHDQMGLYMDNSYRHKGNDYHDNYSVRSSEHVVKIPPTTTSGRVSSEYNWPLAPPPPPPSMSNTSSSNFSSNQQQTFNVASPSNLSSGFINQRHYSYDDLANATRGFSKSNLLGQGGFGYVHKGILPNGKEIAVKSLKSNSGQGEREFQTEVETISRVNHRHLVPLVGYCIAGSQRMLVYDFIPNYTLEYHLHGSGNPVMNFPIRLKIATGTAKGFAYIHEDCHPRIIHRDIKGANILLDNNFEAKVADFGLAKLAADNFTHVSTRIMGTFGYLAPEYASTGKLTEKSDVYSYGVMLLELITGHRPTDVNSDGDNLVDWARPILNRAMEGGNYDELIDPRLEGKFDRQQMLCMVTCAAASIRHSSKRRPKMSQIVRTLEGDVALLNDLNRGSTPGIYGSGESSECDGAGSSYGNIKKSKKSEISSEEYTSSEHGSTGEFVQSKAQL; from the exons ATGCTTTTGTCACAATATGAGGAATCTCCACCTTCCTCCTCCTCCTatcattcaaattttaaatcttcTTTGTATAACAAGGATTCATTATCCAATCCACTATTTGGAGATAGTAACAACTCTTCTTCTAATGATAACAACGACAacaataatagtattaaattgTCGGATTCATCTAAAGAAGGATCACAATCCCCTCCACCTCCGCCACCACCACCTCCACCCCCACCACCACCGCCTCCACCACCACCTCCCGGCTCTCATCCACTTAACCCTCATGGACACAAGTCACCACCACTACCAAAAAATGATAGAGACTCATCCaacaataataatcataaacCTCTTTTTATAGGAATTGGTGTTTCTGTTGGATTATTATTACTCCTTATGCTAGTTTTTCTCATATctttgtgtaaaaagaaaagaagaagaagaccacATGATCAAATGGGATTATACATGGACAATTCTTATAGACACAAGG GAAATGATTATCATGACAACTATAGTGTCCGATCTAGCGAACATGTTGTTAAGATACCCCCAACAACTACTAGTGGTAGAGTTAGCTCAGAATATAATTGGCCATTAGCACCACCACCGCCACCACCATCAATGAGCAACACAAGCTCCTCAAATTTCTCAAGCAATCAACAACAAACATTTAATGTGGCATCACCATCTAATTTATCTTCTGGTTTTATTAACCAAAGACATTATAGTTATGATGATTTGGCAAATGCGACGAGAGGATTTTCCAAGTCCAATCTTCTTGGACAAGGTGGATTTGGATATGTACATAAAGGAATTTTACCTAATGGTAAAGAAATCGCGGTAAAAAGTTTGAAATCAAATAGTGGACAAGGAGAAAGGGAATTTCAAACTGAAGTTGAAACTATAAGCCGTGTAAATCATCGACATCTTGTCCCTTTAGTTGGTTATTGTATTGCTGGATCTCAAAGGATGCTTGTCTATGACTTTATTCCTAATTACACTCTTGAATATCACCTTCATg GATCTGGAAACCCAGTTATGAATTTCCCAATAAGGCTTAAAATTGCAACAGGAACAGCTAAAGGGTTTGCTTATATTCATGAAGATT GTCACCCTCGAATTATTCACAGAGATATTAAAGGTGCAAATATCCTACTAGATAACAACTTTGAAGCCAAG GTGGCTGATTTTGGGTTAGCTAAGCTTGCAGCCGATAACTTCACTCATGTGTCTACTCGTATCATGGGAACTTTTGG gTATTTGGCACCAGAGTACGCTTCGACGGGGAAGTTAACAGAAAAATCTGATGTATATTCTTATGGTGTTATGCTTCTAGAACTTATAACAGGACATCGTCCTACTGATGTCAACAGTGACGGTGATAACTTAGTTGATTGG GCTAGGCCAATTCTAAATCGTGCAATGGAAGGTggaaattatgatgaattaatagatCCGCGTTTGGAAGGAAAATTTGATAGACAACAAATGTTATGCATGGTCACTTGTGCTGCTGCATCCATTAGACATTCTTCAAAAAGACGACCAAAAATGAGTCAA ATTGTACGTACTTTAGAAGGTGATGTTGCTTTACTGAATGATTTAAATAGAGGATCAACGCCAGGAATATATGGATCAGGAGAAAGTTCAGAATGTGATGGAGCTGGTTCATCATACGGCAATATTAAAAAGTccaaaaaatctgaaatatcaAGCGAAGAATACACAAGTAGTGAACATGGGTCAACTGGTGAGTTTGTCCAGTCCAAGGCTCAATTGTAG
- the LOC107002530 gene encoding cyclase-associated protein 1-like, whose amino-acid sequence MDEKLIQRLESAVSRLEALSVGGGVSLGDGEAAAALDPSIIAFDDLRSQFVGRVCTAAEKIGGQVLDVTKIVEEAFEAQRELLIKIKETQKPSMSGLAEFLKPLNDVIVKGTKMTEGRRSDFFNHLKAAVDSLTALAWIAYTGKDCGMSMPIAHVEESWQMAEFYNNKVLVEFRNKDPNHVEWAKALKEIYLPGLRDYVKSHYPLGPVWSATGKVAVSAPPKAPAPSRPMPPPPPPASLFSSESPQASSSRPKKGMSAVFDEINSGKPVTGGLRKVTDDMKTKNRADRTGVISAGEKERRVSSPSFSKAGPPKLELQMGRKWVVENQIGRKNLVIDDCDAKQSVYIFGCKDSVLQIQGKVNNITIDKCTKMGVVCSDVVAACEVVNCNGVEVQCQGSAPTISVDNTTGCQLYLSKDSLGTSITTAKSSEINVLVPGAGADSDWGEHALPQQFSHVYKSGQFVTTPVSHSGG is encoded by the exons ATGGATGAGAAGTTGATACAGCGATTGGAGTCCGCCGTGTCAAGGCTGGAGGCGCTTTCAGTCGGCGGCGGAGTTTCACTTGGAGATGGAGAAGCTGCGGCGGCTTTAGATCCATCCATTATTGCATTTGACGATCTGAGGTCACAGTTCGTCGGGAGAGTTTGCACTGCTGCAGAGAAGATTGGTGGACAGGTTTTGGATGTCACTAAGATTGTTGAGGAGGCTTTTGAAGCTCAGAGAGAACTTCTTATCAAAATCAAGGAAACTCAG AAACCTAGCATGTCTGGTTTGGCTGAATTTCTTAAGCCTCTGAATGATGTGATAGTGAAAGGTACTAAAATGACAGAAGGACGGCGATCTGATTTCTTCAACCACCTGAAGGCTGCTGTTGATAGTCTAACAGCCCTGGCATGGATCGCATACACTGGAAAAGATTGTG GTATGAGTATGCCTATTGCACATGTGGAAGAAAGCTGGCAGATGGCCGAGTTTTACAATAACAAG GTCCTTGTGGAGTTCAGAAACAAAGACCCAAATCATGTTGAATGGGCGAAAGCTTTGAAAGAGATTTATCTCCCTGGCTTGCGGGATTACGTTAAGAGTCACTACCCATTGGGCCCCGTGTGGAGTGCTACAGGGAAAGTAGCTGTATCTGCACCACCAAAAGCTCCCGCACCAAGTCGTCCCATGCCTCCTCCACCGCCACCAGCTTCTCTATTCAGCTCGGAATCTCCCCAGGCTTCATCATCACGCCCCAAGAAAGGGATGTCAgctgtttttgatgaaattaattCGGGGAAGCCAGTCACTGGTG GATTGAGAAAGGTGACAGATGATATGAAGACAAAGAATCGTGCAGATAGAACCGGTGTCATTAGTGCAGGAGAAAAGGAACGTCGCGTTAGCTCACCATCTTTCTCCAAAGCTGGACCTCCAAAACTGGAGCTTCAGATGGGTCGTAA ATGGGTGGTTGAGAATCAAATAGGAAGAAAGAATCTAGTCATTGATGATTGTGATGCAAAGCAATCTGTCTATATTTTTGGATGCAAAGATTCAGTCCTGCAGATCCAAG GGAAAGTCAACAACATAACAATTGATAAGTGTACTAAAATGGGAGTTGTATGCTCG GATGTTGTGGCAGCTTGTGAGGTTGTCAACTGTAATGGTGTGGAGGTTCAATGTCAG GGTTCAGCACCGACTATTTCAGTTGATAATACAACTGGATGCCAATTATACTTGAGCAAAGATTCTTTGGGGACTTCCATTACAACAGCCAAGTCAAGTGAAATTAATGTTTTGGTTCCTGGTGCAGGGGCTGATAGTGATTGG GGGGAGCACGCTTTGCCACAGCAGTTTTCTCATGTATATAAGAGTGGCCAATTTGTGACTACACCCGTCTCACATTCAGGAGGTTAA
- the LOC107032093 gene encoding NADH dehydrogenase [ubiquinone] iron-sulfur protein 8, mitochondrial has product MAAILARKSLSALRSRQLVLAGHTIEGTNGYSRTLLGTRSFATKHSFSTDKDDEEREQLAKELSKDWNSVFERSINTLFLTEMVRGLMLTLKYFFEKKVTINYPFEKGPLSPRFRGEHALRRYATGEERCIACKLCEAICPAQAITIEAEEREDGSRRTTRYDIDMTKCIYCGFCQEACPVDAIVEGPNFEFATETHEELLYDKEKLLENGDRWETEIAENLRSESLYR; this is encoded by the exons ATGGCTGCCATCTTAGCTCGCAAATCTCTATCTGCTTTACGTTCTCGTCAGCTT GTTTTGGCAGGACATACAATTGAAGGAACTAATGGCTACAGCAGAACTCTGCTTGGCACCCGATCATTTGCTACCAAGCATTCGTTTTCTACTGACAAAG ATGATGAAGAAAGAGAGCAGCTAGCAAAGGAGTTATCAAAAGATTGGAATTCAG TTTTTGAGCGAAGTATCAATACGTTATTTTTGACTGAAATGGTTCGAGGTTTAATGTTGACGCTGAAGTACTTCTTTGAGAAGAAAGTAACG ATTAACTATCCATTTGAGAAGGGTCCTTTAAGTCCTCGTTTTCGTGGAGAACATGCTCTTAGGCGTTATGCAACTGGAGAGGAAAGATGCATTGCGTGTAAACTTTGTGAAGCT ATTTGCCCTGCCCAAGCCATCACCATCGAGGCCGAGGAGCGAGAGGATGGAAGTCGTCGCACAACTAG GTATGATATTGACATGACAAAATGCATTTACTGTGGATTCTGCCAAGAAGCCTGCCCTGTTGATGCAATTGTTGAAGGGCCCAACTTTGAATTTGCAACCGAAACTCATGAG GAACTTCTTTACGACAAGGAGAAGCTTCTTGAGAATGGTGATCGATGGGAAACTGAGATTGCCGAGAATCTGAGATCCGAAAGCCTCTATCGCTGA